Within Plasmodium reichenowi strain SY57 chromosome 3, whole genome shotgun sequence, the genomic segment ATCTTTTATGATAAATggtttatatttatctttaatttttttgaatcCTACTAAAACAATGAGTGtattacaattattattattattatgattattactagtagtagtagtagttGTTGTAGTAGTAGTTGTAGTAGTagttgttgttgttgtgtttatattattataattattttttatattttctttatgtCCATAATACTCATCAGTAGGCGGTACATCATTCAAAACAATGATAAGAGGAATTCTTATGTTCTCATCAACACTTGTATGGTTTAATATTTTGCTAtcattttgtaaaaaaaccttattatttttatatctattGGTATGTTCACTAGATAAgaaaatgttattatttgttgAATCAAGATGGTTATTTCGATATGCTGTACTAATATTGTCATTAAACATAAGATTATcactatatatatgattgtatatactattattattattattattatatatattatcatcattattattactactattattactataattattactattattttcGTCCTTCTGctttttttctatttctATTCGATTTAAAATATCCGTTACACAAAAGTTCTCATCATAAGGCATTGTGTATGTTAAATCGGTACCACTTGTATAAAAAGATTGAGAtgttttataataacatgTATGAAAatcaataatattttctatataacTCTCATCTGTAATAAAgaaatcatttttatcattatctaataaaaatgttgtCGCATCAGATgaattctttttattacttGGTAGTGTCTTAATAAACCCTTCTCTAAAAAagtttttaaaattatctatacatataacagtattattattatttaaattattctgatgattaatatttttattattttcatcatctctataataatttaaattcCTATAGGACTCTGTTTTATTGTATAtcatatcatttatttcttctaGTAACACACCAAAAAAAAgtctaatatatatacaatttttGGATGAAAAAGTAAACGATATAGAATACTTATAAAGATTATTTAAATCATTACTACTAGAACTTAAATAGTTCTTAAAGAGTTgtatattgttatttatacttatatttaaatttattttttcaacaTGTCTTGGAgtaattttcttttttattcttatgaTATCGTTTACATGACTTCTGcataacatttttatgtCGTCAATATATCGGGACATGTTCTTCATATAAATCGCctacaataaaaaaaaaaaaaaaaaaaaaaaaaaaaaaaaaaaaaaaaaaaaaaaattaattataaaatttttttattattttatttttttttttttttttttttttttttttttNNNNNNNNNNNNNNNNNNNNNNNNNNNNNNNNNNNNNNNNNNNNNNNNNNNNNNNNNNNNNNNNNNNNNNNNNNNNNNNNNNNNNNNNNNNNNNNNNNNNNNNNNNNNNNNNNNNNNNNNNNNNNNNNNNNNNNNNNNNNNNNNNNNNNNNNNNNNNNNNNNNNNNNNNNNNNNNNNNNNNNNNNNNNNNNNNNNNNNNNNNNNNNNNNNNNNNNNNNNNNNNNNNNNNNNNNNNNNNNNNNNNNNNNNNNNNNNNNNNNNNNNNNNNNNNNNNNNNNNNNNNNNNNNNNNNNNNNNNNNNNNNNNNNNNNNNNNNNaaaaaaaaaaaaaaaaaaaaaaaaaaaaaaaaaaaaaaaaaagaaaaaacatatatatatatacatatatgtatatatatatatatatatatatatgtaaacTTTTTAGTTTGTcataacataaaatatatacacatataataaatccagttattttattttattttattttattttatttttatttttatttttatttttttgtaccTTTCTGTTTTTTAGATActtcataatattatatgataagTAAAACCTAGAGAGTATGGCCAAGGCCcataaaaacataataacaaagataaaaaaacatattgtatttaaaaaacttgaagtattaaatatacataataattcttcatCTTTACAATTATTGGCCattacaatatttttatacatatcCAAATCATATTCATCTATAAAActcatttttatatgacCAAATTCgtaacaattttttttttttcttatttgtttgttttgTTTTGCTTTTAAactttattaatttttataactCTTGTTACGATTTAGGTTGACGCATGgcttatatattttacagtataagaaaaatggattaattatatatatatatatatatatatatatggagaaatttaaaacataatatatataataaatatataaatataatatatatataataatatatacataaataattaaaaagaagatataatatatatatatatatatatattaatataaatttctttctttaaaatttaaataaattatattatatatatatatatatatatatatatatatttacttatttatttatttattttattattttattatttttttttttttttctattttagaattttcttttgaatctatctatatttttatattcacaaaaaaaaaaaaaataaatcaataaatataatatatataatatatataattatataatatatttgtttgtttgttatgagtttcaattttttttatttcaaaagggtataatattaagtatatattattatatatatattatatatgtataaaatattatattagttattatttataaagaaaaaaaaaaaaaaatatatttatgcatatatatatatatataatataattatatatatttaatatcttttatatatgttttatttttttatttttttatttttttaaataattcttcTTAGGTTTAATTGTATAAAAccattttaaaatattatttatacataaaccccaaaaaaaaaaaaaaaaaaataaaaaataaaaatcataataataatatatatatatatatatatatatatatatatacaatatatataatgcttaaatatttatatataaagatttaaaaaaattacgaatataattttttgttttttccacataaataaaaacaaataaaacCATCTTATACttaaacattttattatttttatatattgaaagGTCCTGATCCTTTCATATTTTAAGATATTCATCACATAAACGttgtaaaatataactTAAATGgataaatgaaaaataaatgtatacatatatataaatatatataaatataaataaatatatatatatatatatatatatatatacttatttctatttttacaaatttGAACACATATTCTTATATTGTGTATGTacctttatatatatattttatattttttttttttttaaaggtttatatatagagaATGGTTCTCCATAAAACATACATAAATTGTTAgctcaaaaaaaataaaaaaaatatatatcaatttttttatgggtttatatatatgtaatataacATTGTTAAAGGGAATAAgaaacataaaatattctcatatatacatacatatatatgtatatatatatatatatatatatatatatatgttatatagGTATACCCTTGAAGTAGTTCAAAAGTTGTGTGTCTAGTTTAATTGTTCTATATATTCAACTGCTTTATTAAGAGCAGGTGTTAAAATTTGTTCATGGATGTTTTGAAATTCATATGAAGATTCTTTACATATCCATGAAAAATTAACTAAATTTTGTaagttatttttattcatatgatCATCACTagttaatataaatttataaatatcttCGATAGCATCTCTTACATTAATGTCTTTATAATCCTTCTTTTCAATTTCGGTTTTAAACATTTCTTTGTTCTTACCAATAACTATGCCTGAGTATTTATAGCACGCTCCGTTTGGTTCAATACAATAAATATCTcctaaaaaatatatgaaataggaaatatattcaagtatacataaattattacatatatatatatatatatatatttatatatttatatatttacatatatatattatctttgTGTGCTACCTTTATCCTTTTCGTTAAAAGAACTTATAATTATGGAAGCTGCAAAAGGTCTCATGTGCCAATATAATGTATAAGCATGgatatataaagaaattcTGTTTACTAAAATATGTAATGGTATGTTTGTATggaaattataataataactaTTTGCTTCACTTCTTGCTCTatctattatatttcttgCATCTCCATCAAACCCAgaatatgttattataatattattattgacATGATATATTCTATTATaactattttttttaatcatcttatttttatccaTATTTGAATTTATACAACAACATATTATTCCATCCTTACATTCTAAACATAAAGCTgtgttgttattatttattgatttgtaaatatattcaacTTGGTACAAGCGACCATCTGGAGAAAATGTTGACACGGATAAATCATACCCAGCACTAAGTCCAGCCATAACTAAAATAAAGTAAAATCAAATGATAAACGATCAAAAATTaacaagaaaaattatatatattaaataaatattatataaatattatataaatattatataaatattaaataaatattaaataaatactaaataaatattaaataaatactaaataaatattaaataaatactaaataaatattaaataaatactaaataaatactaaataaatattaagttttaaaaaaaaaaaaaaaaaaaaaaatataNNNNNNNNNNNNNNNNNNNNNNNNNNNNNNNNNNNNNNNNNNNNNNNNNNNNNNNNNNNNNNNNNNNNNNNNNNNNNNNNNNNNNNNNNNNNNNNNNNNNaaaaaaaaaaaaaaaaaaaaaaaaaaaaaaaaaaaaaaatatacatattatattatatatatatataaagtaataaatatgtCATATAATTCATGGGTTTTTAAATAGCCTCATATATTAAGATATATaactttttattaatatattgaattttaaatatatatattatatatattatatatatattattatatggGGGCCTGGGCATAATGTCATGTACAcaaataattctttatttttcgtacgtaaaacaaaaaatattttacatgATACCTTTTTacaatttatatttttataaatatgaaaagttttttctttaaaaaaattagcTTTTACTTATATTGATGTAAAAAATGCATTTAGAATCGCACaacataaattataaaaagttATTCCGAAGGAAATTTATACCTCTATAAAGCTATATATCACGAAATATGTgtcatcatatatatatatatatatatatatatatataataatcattCAACTTTATAATAGTAAGGGAACATAAGCCTTTCATATCATTGTAAATCTGGTcctgtttttttttaatgaaaatattatatacatatatatatatatatatatatatatatatatatatataatatatatatttttttctgaCATTTTTGATGTTGcgttttttaaaaaagtcACCTGAATTGTTCATAcgaaaatgaaaaaaaaaataataataaaataaaataataaaaaaaatgaaaataaataaatatataaatatatacatatatatatatattaaataaaaagtgCATGTCTCATAAGAtggagaaaaaaaatgaatttatatatgtgtatatatacacaGTAGAACCAATTACAAAAACCAATGTAACATTGGGGtgtatgaaaaaaaaaaaaaaaaaaaaaaacgtATATGAAACTCTG encodes:
- a CDS encoding proteasome subunit alpha type-3, putative, whose amino-acid sequence is MAGLSAGYDLSVSTFSPDGRLYQVEYIYKSINNNNTALCLECKDGIICCCINSNMDKNKMIKKNSYNRIYHVNNNIIITYSGFDGDARNIIDRARSEANSYYYNFHTNIPLHILVNRISLYIHAYTLYWHMRPFAASIIISSFNEKDKGDIYCIEPNGACYKYSGIVIGKNKEMFKTEIEKKDYKDINVRDAIEDIYKFILTSDDHMNKNNLQNLVNFSWICKESSYEFQNIHEQILTPALNKAVEYIEQLN
- a CDS encoding E3 ubiquitin-protein ligase, putative, with product MSFIDEYDLDMYKNIVMANNCKDEELLCIFNTSSFLNTICFFIFVIMFLWALAILSRFYLSYNIMKYLKNRKAIYMKNMSRYIDDIKMLCRSHVNDIIRIKKKITPRHVEKINLNISINNNIQLFKNYLSSSSNDLNNLYKYSISFTFSSKNCIYIRLFFGVLLEEINDMIYNKTESYRNLNYYRDDENNKNINHQNNLNNNNTVICIDNFKNFFREGFIKTLPSNKKNSSDATTFLLDNDKNDFFITDESYIENIIDFHTCYYKTSQSFYTSGTDLTYTMPYDENFCVTDILNRIEIEKKQKDENNSNNYSNNSSNNNDDNIYNNNNNNSIYNHIYSDNLMFNDNISTAYRNNHLDSTNNNIFLSSEHTNRYKNNKVFLQNDSKILNHTSVDENIRIPLIIVLNDVPPTDEYYGHKENIKNNYNNINTTTTTTTTTTTTTTTTTTSNNHNNNNNCNTLIVLVGFKKIKDKYKPFIIKDISVLSYSLSEQYDNLRKKKKKKRKSISNNNIYNNQIYQFVDILDIYGHEEHDKECLICMTSYKDTLLMPCRHSSFCYDCMKSLRQEKCPICRCLFTSFIKFPLKNVERVDT